From Chryseobacterium salivictor, a single genomic window includes:
- a CDS encoding DUF2147 domain-containing protein, whose protein sequence is MKKILFSFVALLFATLSYAQIEGKWKTIDDETGQAKSIVEIFKKSDGKYYGKVTQLLIKPQHANCIDCKDDRKNQPILGMEVIRGMKKEGKEFTGGTITDPKTGKTYKCNITRDGDKLNVRGYVGFSLIGRTQIWHAVK, encoded by the coding sequence ATGAAAAAAATACTTTTCAGTTTTGTTGCCTTATTATTCGCAACACTATCTTACGCCCAAATCGAAGGAAAATGGAAGACCATTGACGATGAAACGGGACAGGCGAAATCCATCGTAGAGATTTTCAAAAAATCCGATGGTAAATATTATGGGAAAGTGACTCAACTGCTCATCAAACCTCAACATGCAAACTGTATCGACTGTAAAGATGACAGAAAAAATCAACCCATTCTGGGGATGGAAGTGATCAGAGGCATGAAAAAAGAGGGTAAAGAGTTTACCGGCGGAACAATTACAGATCCTAAAACAGGAAAAACATACAAATGTAACATCACCCGTGATGGTGACAAACTGAATGTAAGAGGTTATGTAGGATTCTCATTAATCGGAAGAACGCAGATCTGGCACGCAGTAAAATAG